The following nucleotide sequence is from Coffea eugenioides isolate CCC68of chromosome 3, Ceug_1.0, whole genome shotgun sequence.
ACGGAAGTATTATGGGGATCCTGCAGTCTATAGACAGGTATGATTCAACAAGATTCGATATCCCATCCCCATTTGCCCCTTCGCCTCGGGGCTCCTCCTCCCCCAAACACCCCGTCCTTCGCTGCTTCTCGACATATAAGGGCACCCTCCTTGGGTAAAACAAGAAACAGAAGGAAGAAAACAAATACTCAATGTTTATTTAACTTCTATCACTTGTGCAGTTGTGCAAAAAGCTGTCTAATGATTTGGGCGCCTCGTCAAGTCAAGAGTGCTTAGCTGCTGAATTGTGAGTACCCTTTGCTGCTTAGCTTAGAGAATAGAGATGCTATATGCTACGCCGATGTATACATGCATACAAGTAGATTATACAGTGGTACTATTACCCCTACCAATGATTCATTATAAGATGTTTGCAGATGATTCTTTTAAAACTGTATAGCGCTTCAGTAGATCCAGTTCATTTTAGTCTTTCATGATAAATTAATAGGTTTGTAAGCTTGGACGATAAAtaattttccaagaaaatatACGTACCTTCTATGCCATTTTCTCTGTTGCAGAAATCTGCTGCTATGTTCAGAATTTTCTCGAGGCCCTCGAGACTTTAAAAATGGAAAACAAGTTTTGTTCTATAGTATATAACAAGTTTttgtgtgtgtgcgtgtgtaAGTGATGTCCACTTCAGGTGACAAACATGATCGTGAATGGTATTATGCCTTCAACAAATGTACAATCCAAGTGATTAAATGGACGTGTTTGATAGGAGGCCGAGGGCATAGCCCTTGTCTTGGATCATCTGATTCAATCCGAACGTTGACAAGAAACACCCATCAATTAGTTCGACACAACTAAAAAACATAGACGAGGAAAATCAAAACAAACGAACTCTGTGTACGCACAAACAACTAATTCGTTCCAAAAAGGTGGAACAAATATCTCCAAATCTTTGCTAGATCCTAGACGTTTCTCCTCAAGCAAAACTAAATACTGAATCTTTTAAAttctaaaagaaaattttgttgtGACAGTTTTATGGTTGTTAAAGCAACAGGATAaaatcaactaaaaataaacaataatccataATGGCATTCATTTGACAAAAGCTTCAAAAACAACCTTTCTAACTGGAAAGACATGCCTTGTGCAATCAAAGACTCGACTTCCCATGCACCAGCATCCTTCTCAGATGCCAAAAAAGCCTAAGAGAACCACAATGGACGGTAAGCATCTTCAACCTGGTGATGATAATAAGTTTGTTCACAGCTAGTTCTCTGACTAGTCAGCAGCCATGAATGGATCTGTATCACCAAGATCAGCTATCAGAGGTTCCAACTCAGATAAATCTTCATCTTCTGGGGCAAAATACGTTGGGAATGGCAGTGTTGATATATCAGGTTTTCTGAACACTGAATCTTTTATAAACACAAAGTTTCCTGTGGCACCCGGAACCTGAAATAAAATGGGAATGTTACATTAATCTAAAagacaaaaattaaaattatatgCCCCCCGGTTCCGAATTGCAACATTAGGACAGAGATGGGAAATGAGCTTCAGATCATTGGCAATGAGGAATAACCATTGTACTAGTTCTAGAGAGCCAGTTGAGTAATTCTTCAATGCCATTACTATGATTGAGAAAAATTTACAACCGAATTTTGTCAAGTGTTACAACTTAAAAGAGGCAGATAATTGGATCAACAATATAACTGCTTTTAAACTCAAATCCAAGTGCTCATTCTCAGAAAGGGATAAGTTACCTGGCCTTTCACCCACATCAGATTCCTGGCTGGGTCAATTTTGTAAACCCAAATATTTTTTACTGTTCTTTGTTTCCCACCCATGCGCCCAGGCATCTTTTTGCCCTTAAACACCTGTTACGTAAAAGAGATTAAAAGTTGTGCCTCAACATGTTCATAATACTGTTTTTACTGAACCATGTATTTTTGAAACTTCTCTTCCTGCGTAAAATTAGTGATTTACAATAAACAATTACATTGTAGTAAGCATTCCAGTACACCGAACAGTGAACAAAAGAGTTGGAACTTCTGGCAGTACAAGGCAAAAGGACCAACATGCTCAGGAGTCAGGAGATAGCTTATCTAATATCATAAATTGTGACAGATAAAAGATCCAAGCACCACGCATCACGCAAGAAGATTCTATAATTAATAATACATCTCCAATCAGAATGTGAAGTCCTAAAAACCCATAATCAGCCAGAGTTGGAAAACAGTTGGAGTTTGAAAGACTGCACTCAATTTCTTCATACTTTCTCAAAGACAtgtaaaatagaaaataaagtGATATGGTTGATGAAAAATTAATATTGAGACAAGAAATTAAAAGCCAAAGCAcagacaaaatcaaaacaacaaaaaaaattacggCAACTAAAACTGTAGAAAGGGTTATATGGggaaataataaaaacaacagtACACAATAAGAAGGATCACTTAGGCATTGTGCTTTTATCTCTGCTGTTCTAAGAGCAGTCTGCAAGAATGAAtgaatgccaaaaaaaaaaaatatatcacATAGGCCAATCAACACAAGCCAACTCCCTCCTCCCAACTAACCCCAGATAGAGTTTCCATAGGTTTCAAAGTCCCATTCTGGATAATATACATGCTAGTGTAGCCTTCACTAACCATAATCACCGGTCCCAAATGAGATTACACCTATCTAAAACCATATCTGCTAATTGACACTATAGCATATATACCAAATCAGTGGTAGGCCAAAAAGTAAGATGCCTTCCACATTTTTTAATGCCAAAAATCAGCCATGCCATCAGCCCTGGACCTTGTCATATAACATAGTTATCCTACGGTTTAAGCACAAGACAATGCCCGCATAATACCAAAGAAGAGAGAAGACAATGATCAGTAGCTGGTCCGAGAGGATGATCAGCCACACGCAACCGCCGGAATAGAAAAAGGGGGGGGGGCAATATTTCACTGAAAAGCAAAAGAAGTATAAACAGAAAGCGTGGTAATGAgacgagagagagagggaaagaagAAGTAAAAGGAGATGGAGAGCTACAGATGAGGGAGGGGCGATAAAACAAGAGAAAGATAAGAGATGGGAGAAATAAAAATTGAGGCTGGAGGAGGGAAAAATTTGACTGGGTTTGCAAAAAAGAGCCGGGGAAATAACAGTAAAACATGTATTAAAATTGAAGTCTTCATACAGCACGAAGTTAACGATCCAAAATTTGGTATAAAAGAAATCCTTACCCCCCAAGTAATATAAGTACAAGTTAACCTTGGAGAGACAGAAACTAAAACATTAGTAAAAATCGATGATGCAGTGAGGCACAATTAAACAGTAATTTGTGCCCTATGCCTAGTGCCTGATGCCAAGGCTCTCAAGGAGCATGGCTGCAAGATCGCCTGCCAGGGAACAACTACAGACAAGTGCTTCTGCACCTTCACCTTTGATAACTTAACGTAGTACAGAAGCCATTCATGGTATCGATTGCCAATAGGCATCCAAAAGACGGAATGCAGTTAACATGAAAGGATTTAGTTAAAGACTGTAAAAAAAAGACAGGCCAAATAGACAACGCCTTGACTTTGTGTCAGTCAATCAACATTAATAAAACCTGATCACTTCTTTAAGGATAGAGAACGTTATATGACTGCAATACCAGAAATGCTCACATGAAAAGTATCTAATGTTTGTGTCATCCTTATGACAATGAAAGAGGAAGAATATATCCTTATATAAGGAAAATCAAGCTGGAGCAACACTGAAATGTTTCTACAAGTTATATGACTTGCATTCCTGAAAATGAAGAATGCTTTTTGAAACAAAACCAGATTAAGTGGGAGCTATTCTTCCAAATTTGAGAAGCTAATATAGAAAGACATGCATGCATCTCTTCCCTTGTAATGTTGCCATAGGGATACTCCTAATACATGTTTCCAAATAACATGTACTACTTCCCTGAACATTAGACTTTTTTATTGCTTAAACATCCAGCTATAAATGTTTAGAGCAAAGAGCAAAGTTAGCAAAACTTAATGATTGCAGAAGAGCCAACAGAAATAATAAGGAAGACCATTAGAAGCAATGCTTCAAATGACCACAAAATCAGAGTTGTGAGACTAGAGATACCCATATGAACTACAGACAGCATCAGATTAACATATAGCTTATATGCAGGCCACAAGGTACCTTTCCAGGAGCGTCCCTTTGACCTGTAGAACCAATACTTCGATGCGATAATGAAGCACCATGAGAAGCTGGCATTCCTTTAAACCCCCATCTTTTCATCCCACCCTAGACCAACcaaaagaagaacaagaaatAACACCAGCTTTAGAACTCAATTTCCAAACCAGAATTCAGTCGTAAACATTCTACAAGAAATGGAATTTCTCCTCAAGACAACCAAGACAGAGTTTCAAATGCATCCTGATGAGTTATCGCATACAGATTTTATTTAAGAATCTTAAAATAGTCAGATGGAACAAAGCTTTATTTAGTACTTCATAATGCTAGACCGGAATGGATAGCAGCAATAGGTACAGCCACATTATATCAGCAAACTGCATTATGACAACCTGGAATATATTTAAGTGTGAACTTGTGGCAATCAAAAGATCAGTGCTTTGGTAGATTGAGGAAACATAAAAAAGAGATAGATCCTCAAGAAAAATTGTCTAGTCAGGTTCATGCAGAATTGGTGTAGCAACACAACTTTATAAAAGCGGCTTCAAATGGGAGTTGATCCTCAATTAGAACTAAAAGGTTATGAAAAAGCGCGTGCTTACTAACCTGAAAGCCTTTCCCCCTAGTAATGCCAGTGACATCCACGAACTGCCCAGGAACAAAATGACGAACACCAATGTGAGTACCAACAGGGAGCAAAGCATCCTCAGTGACGGGGAACTCCCTTAACTTCCTTTTCATGGGGACACCTTGAGCTCTAAAGTGGCCCACCTCCGGCTTCGTCAAATGCTTCTCTTTTTTGTGGCCGCATCCAATCTAAGTAAGAAAACAGAAAAGGATGATGGGTGGCAGTAAAGAACCCATCCAAAACAAATTACTACTTCAGTCGCTAGTAGCTAGTATCAAAACCAGCTAGCAAACCACGAGTCTGGGTGTAAAAGAAAAGCAGAAAGAAATGAAATGATATCGAGATGGCATAACAAAATACTCCAGGAGTTGTTAGCATGGCTCAAAGtcgtaaataatgcaagaataAAAGAACAACACGTTCCTGCAGGGAAATCAATCAAATTTAGAGAGAGAGGAAACTGtgggggaggggaggggaggggaagGGCGCGGGCggaggcgggggacgggggtTACCTGGAGGGCAGATATGCCTTCTATTTCGGGGGTTTTGACTTGAGAGACGATGTTATCATCCATATGAAGGATGGTGATAGGAAGGCGAGCACCCCATTTGTCCCAGAGAGCGGTCATACCACACTTGACGGCAATGGCTCCGGGCCTTTTGGAGTTAGGAGTCATGACCCGAGATTTGGCTTCGATGACACGAGAGGAGCTGCTGCTGTTCTCTT
It contains:
- the LOC113765264 gene encoding 50S ribosomal protein L3-2, chloroplastic, which encodes MSWASRGLICRLRLFSISDGLTTTPNWRFFSAQPLRVDELQENSSSSSRVIEAKSRVMTPNSKRPGAIAVKCGMTALWDKWGARLPITILHMDDNIVSQVKTPEIEGISALQIGCGHKKEKHLTKPEVGHFRAQGVPMKRKLREFPVTEDALLPVGTHIGVRHFVPGQFVDVTGITRGKGFQGGMKRWGFKGMPASHGASLSHRSIGSTGQRDAPGKVFKGKKMPGRMGGKQRTVKNIWVYKIDPARNLMWVKGQVPGATGNFVFIKDSVFRKPDISTLPFPTYFAPEDEDLSELEPLIADLGDTDPFMAAD